ATTGCCTTCCTCTACGCCGGCTGAGCCCACACCGCCACCCGCTCCACCTGTCGTAGAAAAAGAGAGCGTAAAAGCCGTTGAGCCACCCGTTTCAGCACCGCCGATTGTAGAGGCAGTCAAACCAGAAGCCCCTGCGGTTGTTGAACCCAAAGAGCCTGTTGCACCACCGATTGAACCGGTTATCGACCCAGTGCCAGCACTTCCTGCGGGCAAAGATGATTTAGTGATGCCTGCCGATGCAGTGAAAATCGGTTCCATCAAATTCCTGAATGGCAACTGGCGCGTCATTGTTGATGGGAAAGCCCCGATTACCGGCAGACCACCTAGCCTGCGCTACCAAATCCAAAATGGTAAAGGGACGGCGCGTATTACTCATGGTGACGGTGTCACGTGTCGCGCCAATGTTGAGGCAGGATTAATGAGCTCCGGCAATTTGATCATCAACAGTCGTTCTGGTGCCCGCTGTTCCGATAATTCACGTTTCCAAATGCCAGAACTGGTCTGTAAACAAGGTGCCTCCGGCGCTGCGGCGGAGTGTATTGGTCGCTATGACGAAAACACCGTTTTCCCGATGACGATAAAGCGCGAGAGTAAATAATCATGCTGGCGACGATTACCGATTATAAACAACGCATTACGTTGATTCAGGACAGCGGAATTCAGTTTTTGGATTTTGCCTTAAAGCCGCAGTTTTTAGCTGAACAGCCTAACTGCTATGTGCGTAAAAGTGCCAACGGCCCCTTACTGCACCTGCTTTACGATGAACACATGGACAAATATCTACTCCCTTCTGCCACCGGTATGGCACCAGAAGTCGTGAAACCTGAGTTGAGTATTTCGCTTGAGCAATCGCTGAAGCTGTTGGAGAAAGTCTGGCTGCCACTGCCCTTCTTCCGTTTCAATCCGCCGCGTACTTTTATGGGCGGTCCAGACAACTGGGCGCGGATGCAGATCCTCACTTTAGATACGCCCGATCAGGACGGCAACACGCATCGCATTTGTCTGGCGTTCGATACTAAAACCTATCCCGAAGGTCACGAATACGAGTCACTGGCGCCGAATGCCAATGACATCAAAACGGGTGGAAATTTTGCGTTGGCTTATCACAGCGATGAACTGGGTGAATTCCTCGATGAAACTTGGGTCGACGGCTGGCTGCGTGAGGTCTTTACTCAGCAGGTTAAAGTGCAGGAAAACCGCGATAGTCATGATGTGAAAGTGGCGCTCAGGGGATTTGAATATCAGGCACATTATTTGAATGTGTTGGATATGCTGGGCAACCAGCTCGAAATACCCGAAATACGCATCAATACCAGCACGTTACAGGAACCCGCGGTCAACGTTGACCTGATTTTGGATGTTGGCAACTCGCACACCTGTGGCATTCTGGTGGAAGATCATGCCGATGAAAGCAACGGCCTGAAGCAGACCTATGAGCTGCAACTGCGCGATCTGAGTGAACCGCATTATCTGTATAACGAACTGTTTGAGAGTCGCGTTGAGTTTTCACAGGCAAAGTTTGGCAAGGAAAACTTCTCCGTAGAAAGCGGCCGTGATGACGCCTTCATCTGGCCGTCGATCACCCGCGTCGGGCGTGAGGCTAGCCACATGGCGCTGCTGCGTCAGGGAACGGAAGGGTCGAGCGGTATTTCCAGCCCGCGTCGTTACCTGTGGGATGAAGAAAGCTATGCACCAGGCTGGCGCTTCAGCCAGACGGACGCCCATTCGCAGACCGAACCGTTAGCGACTGCCATGCCGCTGACCATCATGCTGAATGATGAAGGTCAACCTCTCTACAATCAGCCGCTGGATGAGCGTTTACCGGTATTTTCACCGCACTACAGTCGCAGCTCGATCATGTCCTTCATGCTCTCTGAACTGCTGGCACAGGCACTCATGCAGATGAATAGCGCCGCTCAGCGGTTGAAGATGATCCACAGCAGTGCACCGCGCCAGTTGCGTAATATCATTCTGACGTTGCCTTCCGCAATGCCGAAGCCTGAACGTGAAATTTTTCGACGCCGCATGCATGAAGCGATTGCGCTGGTCTGGAAAGCGATGGACTGGCACCCGATGGATGACGATTTCACTACCCCAGCCGACAAGCAACAGAGCCGGATTCCGGTGCCTGACGTACAAATCGAATGGGATGAAGCGACCTGCGGGCAGATGGTTTACCTGTATAACGAAGCGCAGGTGAATTTTGGCGGTCGGGCGGAAGATTTCTTCGCCAGCATGGCGCGGCCGGATAAAGAACTCGACGAAGGCGAACCCGTAGGAAAAACGCTGCGCATTGCCTCAATCGACATCGGTGGCGGCACCACCGACCTCGCCATTACGCAATATCTGCTCGATGACGGTGTGGGCAACAACGTTAAAATCATCCCACGCCTGCTGTTTCGCGAAGGATTTAAGGTCGCGGGTGACGATATCCTGCTGGACGTGATTCAGCTCTATATCCTTCCCGCGCTCCAGGCTGCGCTGAAAACCGCAGGGCTGGCCAGCCCGGATGCGTTGATGGCGAAACTGTTCGGCAATGAAGGGCGTATGGATGCGCAGCTTACGCTACGCCAGCAGGTGACATTGCAGGTCTTTATTCCGATCGGTCGCGCGATTCTGGAAGCGTATGAGCGCTTTGATCCGCTGGACACCAGCGCCGAGATCGAATCCACCTTCGGCGAATTGTTGGAACAGGCACCGACAGATAAAGTGCTGGAATACATCAATACGGAAGTGCAGCGCGAGCTGCCAGTTAGCGATAGCGTATTCGATATTTTGCAGGTGCCACTCATCCTCAAACTGAACAAGCTGCACGGCGAATTCCTGTCTAACAAAATGAATATCACGCAGAATCTGCGCCTGATGTCTGAAGTAGTGTCGCTGTATTCGTGCGATGTGCTGCTGCTCACTGGCCGTCCTTCGCGTTTCCCTGGGATTCAGGCGCTGTTCCGCCACCTGCAACCGCTGCCGATTAACCGGATGCTGTCACTGGATGGCTATCACACTAACGACTGGTATCCATTTAACAAACGTGGGCGTATTGATAACCCGAAATCCACCGCGGCCGTCGGCGCAATGTTGTGCCTGCTGGCGCTCGATCTGCGTTTGCCGGGCTTTTACTTTAAGGTCGGTGATTTTCAGCCATACTCTACGGTCCGCTACCTCGGCATGATGGACAGCAATAACGCACTGACGCTGGATAATGTGTATTACAGCGATATCGATCTGGATGCCCCGGATTTCGTGCTTGACCCGCAACATCGCTTCCAGGTACGCGGTTCACTCTGCCTCGGTTTCCGTCAGTTAG
The window above is part of the Pectobacterium araliae genome. Proteins encoded here:
- a CDS encoding virulence factor SrfB, which gives rise to MLATITDYKQRITLIQDSGIQFLDFALKPQFLAEQPNCYVRKSANGPLLHLLYDEHMDKYLLPSATGMAPEVVKPELSISLEQSLKLLEKVWLPLPFFRFNPPRTFMGGPDNWARMQILTLDTPDQDGNTHRICLAFDTKTYPEGHEYESLAPNANDIKTGGNFALAYHSDELGEFLDETWVDGWLREVFTQQVKVQENRDSHDVKVALRGFEYQAHYLNVLDMLGNQLEIPEIRINTSTLQEPAVNVDLILDVGNSHTCGILVEDHADESNGLKQTYELQLRDLSEPHYLYNELFESRVEFSQAKFGKENFSVESGRDDAFIWPSITRVGREASHMALLRQGTEGSSGISSPRRYLWDEESYAPGWRFSQTDAHSQTEPLATAMPLTIMLNDEGQPLYNQPLDERLPVFSPHYSRSSIMSFMLSELLAQALMQMNSAAQRLKMIHSSAPRQLRNIILTLPSAMPKPEREIFRRRMHEAIALVWKAMDWHPMDDDFTTPADKQQSRIPVPDVQIEWDEATCGQMVYLYNEAQVNFGGRAEDFFASMARPDKELDEGEPVGKTLRIASIDIGGGTTDLAITQYLLDDGVGNNVKIIPRLLFREGFKVAGDDILLDVIQLYILPALQAALKTAGLASPDALMAKLFGNEGRMDAQLTLRQQVTLQVFIPIGRAILEAYERFDPLDTSAEIESTFGELLEQAPTDKVLEYINTEVQRELPVSDSVFDILQVPLILKLNKLHGEFLSNKMNITQNLRLMSEVVSLYSCDVLLLTGRPSRFPGIQALFRHLQPLPINRMLSLDGYHTNDWYPFNKRGRIDNPKSTAAVGAMLCLLALDLRLPGFYFKVGDFQPYSTVRYLGMMDSNNALTLDNVYYSDIDLDAPDFVLDPQHRFQVRGSLCLGFRQLDNERWPASSLYMLSIVDQDLARKVVGDSKLRVRLAVTKSDDQDSPERFEIADAVLEDGTHVPPHHLRLKLNTLSANGSGATHYWIDSGSVFKK